A window of the Pedobacter frigiditerrae genome harbors these coding sequences:
- the nuoK gene encoding NADH-quinone oxidoreductase subunit NuoK — protein sequence MDNLTSTMQTVPLNHYIWLCAIIFTIGVIGVLTRRNAIVIFMSVELMLNSVNLLLTAFSVHHNDPSGQVFVFFIMALAAAEVAVGLAIIVMVYRNTQSIDINVLNRLKW from the coding sequence ATGGATAATTTAACATCAACAATGCAAACAGTTCCACTTAACCATTACATCTGGTTATGTGCTATAATCTTCACCATTGGTGTAATTGGTGTTTTAACCAGAAGAAATGCCATAGTGATTTTTATGTCGGTAGAGTTAATGTTAAACTCAGTTAACTTATTACTTACTGCTTTTTCAGTACACCATAACGACCCATCTGGCCAGGTATTTGTATTTTTTATCATGGCTTTAGCAGCGGCTGAAGTAGCAGTAGGGCTGGCAATTATTGTAATGGTTTACAGAAATACCCAATCAATAGATATTAATGTGTTAAATCGCCTTAAGTGGTAA
- the nuoL gene encoding NADH-quinone oxidoreductase subunit L, with product MDNILWLVPLLPLLGFIINGLGRNTFSKGLIGLIGSGTILASFILSVILFTELQLAQHNQKFTVELFDWISAGNLHIPLSFLYDPLSSIMLLIITGIGFLIHLYSIGYMHEDAGFGKFFAYLNLFIFFMLILVLGSNYIVMFIGWEGVGLCSYLLIGFWYTNSNYASAAKKAFVMNRIGDLGFLIGVFLIFNTFGSVEFAKVFPQAASMMPGAGVMTLITILLFIGACGKSAQLPLFTWLPDAMAGPTPVSALIHAATMVTAGIYMIARSSVLFNLAPTTQMIIAIIGTATALIAAIIALTQTDIKKVLAYSTVSQLGYMFLGLGVGAYTGSFFHVLTHAFFKALLFLGAGSVIHAMHHEQDMRHMGGLKSKLKITFATMMIGTIAIAGIPPFSGFFSKDEILAHAFEYNKVLWAIGLLTAFLTAFYMFRMMFLTFSGKYRGTHHAEEHIHESPKVMTYPLIVLAILAAVGGLINIPHVFGGNEWLAHWLTGAGIAPKELELSHTEEFALMGASVLAALVALGYAYTKYVKNAYVPVPEEGKRSILAKISYNKFYLDEIYNAIITKPLDAFSKFFYRIIDKKVIDGLVNGFGWSATEGSKGLRLLQSGNVGFYIFMMVFGIVALLLYTYLSIA from the coding sequence ATAGATAATATACTTTGGCTTGTACCTCTGCTTCCATTATTGGGCTTTATCATAAATGGTCTTGGCAGAAATACATTTAGCAAAGGATTGATTGGTTTAATTGGAAGTGGGACTATACTTGCTTCATTCATATTGAGTGTAATTTTGTTTACAGAATTACAATTGGCTCAACATAATCAGAAATTCACAGTAGAACTTTTCGATTGGATTAGTGCTGGTAATTTACATATTCCACTTTCGTTTTTATACGACCCATTAAGTTCAATTATGCTGTTGATTATAACAGGTATTGGCTTTTTAATCCATCTTTATTCAATTGGTTACATGCATGAAGATGCTGGTTTTGGTAAATTCTTCGCTTATCTGAACCTGTTTATCTTCTTTATGTTGATTTTAGTTTTAGGGTCAAACTATATTGTGATGTTCATCGGATGGGAAGGTGTAGGTTTATGTTCTTATTTACTAATAGGATTTTGGTATACCAATAGCAATTATGCAAGTGCTGCTAAAAAAGCATTTGTAATGAATAGAATTGGAGATTTAGGATTTTTGATTGGTGTATTTTTAATCTTCAATACTTTCGGAAGTGTAGAATTTGCAAAAGTATTTCCTCAAGCTGCAAGTATGATGCCTGGAGCAGGAGTGATGACTTTAATTACCATTTTATTATTTATTGGTGCTTGCGGTAAATCTGCACAGTTACCTTTATTTACTTGGTTGCCAGATGCGATGGCTGGTCCAACACCAGTTTCTGCATTGATACATGCTGCAACAATGGTTACGGCTGGTATTTATATGATTGCTCGTTCAAGCGTGTTATTTAACTTAGCACCAACTACTCAAATGATTATTGCAATCATTGGTACAGCCACTGCTTTAATAGCTGCAATTATTGCTTTAACACAAACAGATATTAAAAAAGTATTGGCTTATTCAACCGTATCTCAATTGGGGTATATGTTTTTAGGTTTAGGCGTTGGTGCTTATACAGGTTCATTCTTTCACGTTTTAACTCATGCTTTCTTTAAAGCATTGTTATTCTTAGGTGCTGGTTCTGTAATTCACGCCATGCATCATGAGCAAGATATGCGCCACATGGGTGGATTAAAATCTAAGCTTAAAATTACTTTTGCGACTATGATGATTGGTACTATCGCAATTGCGGGAATCCCACCATTTTCAGGTTTCTTTTCAAAAGATGAAATTTTAGCTCACGCATTCGAATACAATAAAGTGCTTTGGGCAATAGGTTTATTAACGGCCTTCTTAACTGCATTTTATATGTTCAGAATGATGTTCTTGACATTCTCAGGAAAATACCGTGGAACACATCATGCAGAAGAGCATATTCACGAATCACCAAAAGTGATGACTTATCCCTTAATTGTGTTAGCTATTTTAGCAGCAGTTGGTGGACTGATAAATATTCCACACGTATTTGGTGGTAACGAATGGTTGGCTCATTGGTTAACCGGTGCTGGCATTGCTCCAAAAGAATTAGAATTAAGTCATACAGAAGAGTTTGCTCTAATGGGTGCTTCAGTTTTAGCAGCGTTAGTTGCATTAGGATACGCTTATACTAAATATGTTAAAAATGCTTATGTTCCAGTTCCTGAAGAAGGTAAACGTTCAATTTTGGCAAAAATATCATATAACAAATTCTATTTGGATGAGATTTATAATGCTATTATCACTAAACCTTTAGATGCATTCTCTAAATTTTTCTATCGCATTATAGATAAAAAAGTTATTGATGGTTTGGTAAATGGATTTGGTTGGTCGGCAACAGAAGGAAGTAAAGGCTTACGTCTTTTACAATCTGGTAATGTTGGCTTCTATATATTTATGATGGTATTCGGTATCGTCGCTTTGTTATTGTATACTTATTTATCTATCGCTTAA
- a CDS encoding NADH-quinone oxidoreductase subunit M, producing MELLLLLFLPLVGAIITSLLKGNSAKVSALGFALLSLCVTIGLLTQFTPDATTQFAVNYPWIQQLGINFHAGIDGISMITVILTNVLMPLIILASFKHEYKKANAFYALILFMQSGLLLVFTALDGFLFYIGWEAALIPIYFICAMWGGKDRIKVNMKFFVYTIAGSLFMLVGLIYLYLQAKSFDITAFYALNLDSYQQGWVFWAFFIAFAIKMPIFPFHTWQPDTYTEAPTTGTMLLSGIMLKMGIYGVIRWLLPIVPQGVNDWICVVMVLSVIGIIYASLIAFTQKDAKRLVAYSSIAHVGLIAAGIFAMSTQGLQGVMVQMLSHGINVVGLFFVLDIISSRLKTNKIEELGGLAKVAPKLAITFLIIVLGTVALPGTNGFIGEFLLLYGVYNYNMWLGIVAGLTIIFGAVYMLRMYQKVMLGTTNDLTIGFTDIKGTEKIVLYSICALIIVMGVYPKPIMHLSEASVQHLLEQIKLKGLN from the coding sequence ATGGAACTATTATTACTCCTATTTTTACCTCTTGTAGGTGCAATTATTACCTCACTACTTAAGGGCAATTCTGCCAAGGTAAGTGCTTTAGGTTTTGCACTTTTATCGCTTTGCGTTACAATTGGTTTATTAACTCAATTTACGCCAGATGCAACAACACAGTTTGCAGTAAATTATCCATGGATACAGCAATTAGGAATCAACTTCCATGCTGGTATTGATGGCATAAGTATGATAACGGTTATTTTAACAAACGTTTTAATGCCGTTGATTATTCTAGCAAGCTTTAAACACGAATACAAAAAAGCCAATGCTTTCTATGCATTAATCTTGTTTATGCAGAGCGGATTATTATTGGTATTTACTGCTTTAGATGGGTTTTTGTTCTATATAGGATGGGAAGCAGCTTTAATTCCAATTTACTTTATCTGCGCAATGTGGGGCGGAAAAGATAGAATTAAGGTAAACATGAAGTTTTTCGTTTACACCATTGCAGGTTCACTTTTCATGCTAGTAGGATTAATCTATTTATACCTTCAAGCTAAAAGTTTTGATATAACTGCATTTTATGCTTTGAACCTAGATTCATATCAACAAGGATGGGTTTTCTGGGCTTTCTTTATTGCTTTTGCTATTAAGATGCCAATATTCCCTTTCCATACTTGGCAACCAGATACCTATACAGAAGCTCCAACAACTGGAACAATGTTGTTATCAGGTATCATGTTAAAAATGGGTATCTACGGTGTAATTAGATGGTTATTGCCAATTGTACCACAAGGTGTAAATGATTGGATTTGTGTGGTGATGGTTCTTTCAGTAATTGGAATTATCTACGCTTCATTAATTGCCTTTACGCAGAAAGATGCTAAACGATTAGTGGCTTATTCATCAATTGCACACGTTGGGTTAATTGCTGCTGGAATTTTTGCAATGAGTACTCAAGGCTTACAAGGTGTAATGGTACAGATGTTAAGTCACGGCATTAATGTGGTAGGATTGTTTTTCGTATTGGATATCATTTCATCTCGCCTTAAAACAAATAAAATTGAAGAACTGGGTGGGTTGGCAAAAGTTGCTCCGAAATTAGCCATCACTTTCTTGATTATAGTTTTAGGAACAGTAGCCTTGCCAGGAACGAATGGTTTTATTGGAGAGTTTTTATTGTTGTACGGAGTTTATAACTACAACATGTGGTTGGGCATTGTAGCAGGGTTAACCATCATCTTTGGTGCGGTGTATATGCTTAGAATGTATCAAAAAGTAATGTTGGGCACTACCAACGACTTAACAATTGGCTTTACTGATATTAAAGGAACAGAAAAAATTGTGTTGTACAGTATCTGTGCATTAATTATTGTGATGGGTGTTTATCCAAAACCAATCATGCATTTATCTGAAGCATCGGTACAGCATTTATTAGAACAAATAAAATTAAAAGGGTTAAACTAA
- a CDS encoding NADH-quinone oxidoreductase subunit N — MNIIITIAITAFVVLYAGLFKAKKALLPLTLLGLLVALGFVACSWNNPTTYYGMMRMDNFALAFSAISIVGTFFIFLLTQKYFAEGSDNIAEYFTLILFALSGIVIMVSYQNMSMLFIGLEIMSVSLYILAGIRKLNFASNEASLKYFLMGAFSTGFLLFGITLIYGATGSFDIAVIQQYLVDNVKTISPLFYPGVILVMIGLCFKVGAAPFHFWKPDVYEGSPSLITAFMSTVVKTAGFAAFLRLFAGAFEPLHDFWAPALMVIVIITLCIGNVTALYQKNFKRMLAYSSISHAGYLLFSLVVLSANSASNVLVYAAAYTFASIIAFAVLILVKQKVGSDTIDSFNGLGKRNPFAAFALTVAMLSLAGIPLTAGFIGKYVMFLNVMANYQVALVVIAILNALVGFYYYFKVIIAVWFKEGDEVVLDTPFQYKIVLLLSVIVTLLLGVYPDLILNLI; from the coding sequence ATGAACATTATTATAACCATAGCTATAACAGCTTTTGTAGTACTTTATGCAGGTTTGTTTAAAGCAAAAAAAGCTTTGTTACCACTAACTCTTTTAGGTTTATTGGTTGCATTGGGCTTTGTAGCTTGTTCATGGAATAATCCAACAACTTACTACGGTATGATGCGAATGGATAATTTCGCATTAGCGTTTTCAGCTATTTCAATTGTAGGCACATTTTTTATCTTCTTACTAACGCAAAAATATTTTGCCGAAGGAAGTGATAATATCGCGGAATACTTTACATTGATTCTTTTTGCCTTATCTGGTATCGTAATCATGGTTTCTTACCAAAATATGTCGATGTTATTTATTGGGCTAGAGATCATGTCTGTAAGTTTATATATTCTCGCAGGTATTAGAAAGTTAAATTTTGCATCAAACGAGGCATCATTAAAATACTTTTTAATGGGCGCATTTTCTACAGGATTTTTATTGTTTGGGATCACGTTAATTTACGGAGCAACAGGTTCATTTGATATCGCTGTCATTCAACAATATTTAGTTGATAATGTGAAAACCATCTCTCCATTATTTTATCCTGGTGTAATTTTAGTAATGATCGGTTTGTGCTTCAAAGTTGGAGCAGCACCCTTCCATTTTTGGAAACCAGATGTTTATGAAGGTTCTCCATCTTTGATTACCGCATTTATGTCTACAGTTGTTAAAACTGCAGGCTTTGCGGCATTTTTGAGATTGTTTGCTGGTGCTTTTGAACCACTCCATGATTTCTGGGCACCTGCATTAATGGTAATCGTTATCATCACCCTGTGTATTGGAAACGTAACTGCACTTTATCAAAAGAACTTTAAAAGAATGCTTGCGTATTCAAGTATTTCTCACGCTGGATATTTATTGTTCTCTCTAGTTGTACTTTCAGCTAACTCTGCAAGTAATGTATTGGTTTATGCAGCTGCTTACACGTTTGCAAGTATCATCGCTTTTGCGGTATTAATTTTGGTTAAGCAAAAAGTTGGTAGCGACACAATTGATAGCTTTAATGGTTTAGGTAAAAGAAATCCGTTTGCTGCTTTTGCATTGACTGTTGCCATGCTTTCTTTGGCAGGAATTCCATTAACCGCAGGATTTATTGGAAAGTACGTTATGTTCTTAAATGTAATGGCTAACTACCAAGTTGCATTGGTAGTAATTGCTATTTTAAATGCATTGGTAGGTTTCTATTACTATTTCAAAGTGATTATTGCGGTGTGGTTTAAAGAAGGTGATGAAGTAGTTCTAGATACTCCTTTTCAATATAAAATCGTGTTGCTGCTTTCTGTAATAGTCACCTTATTATTAGGTGTTTATCCTGATTTGATTTTAAATTTGATATAG
- a CDS encoding DedA family protein, translating into MQEFWNSLQHFIDPEKLLKEGGFYVVVFVIFAETGLFFGFFLPGDYLLFLAGMFVATGRLDVNIYVLVLALIVAAVSGNFTGYWFGRKTGPVLYKRKDTFFFKKKYLKAAEQYYRKQGAFALIMGRFVPIVRTFAPIFAGVVRLEIKKFALYNIAGAILWIASLTLLGYFLGRSFAEQIEEYLVYIIIGFIAITTIPLVVTFVKKRVSKVEDEDEIEIEEEKNE; encoded by the coding sequence ATGCAAGAATTCTGGAATTCATTACAGCATTTCATTGACCCTGAAAAATTACTTAAAGAGGGTGGTTTTTATGTTGTTGTGTTTGTAATTTTTGCAGAAACCGGCTTATTCTTTGGTTTCTTTTTACCAGGAGATTACTTATTGTTTTTAGCAGGAATGTTTGTCGCGACTGGCAGACTGGATGTAAATATTTACGTTCTTGTTTTAGCTTTAATAGTGGCCGCGGTATCAGGTAACTTTACTGGTTATTGGTTTGGTAGAAAAACCGGTCCAGTTTTATATAAAAGGAAAGATACTTTCTTTTTTAAGAAGAAGTACCTTAAAGCTGCAGAGCAATATTATAGAAAGCAAGGCGCTTTTGCTTTAATTATGGGTAGATTTGTGCCAATAGTTAGAACCTTTGCTCCTATTTTTGCGGGAGTTGTTAGATTAGAGATTAAAAAATTTGCACTTTATAACATTGCTGGTGCAATATTATGGATAGCATCCTTAACTTTGTTAGGGTATTTTTTAGGCAGAAGTTTTGCCGAACAAATAGAAGAATATTTGGTTTATATTATAATAGGTTTCATTGCCATTACTACTATACCACTTGTTGTCACTTTTGTGAAAAAACGAGTGAGTAAAGTAGAAGATGAAGATGAAATAGAGATTGAAGAAGAAAAAAATGAGTAA
- a CDS encoding inorganic diphosphatase, producing MSKDNHHPWHSVSPGEKRPETVNAIIEIPKGSKAKYEIDKDSNLIKLDRVLFSSVMYPANYGFIPQTYCDDNDPLDILVLCSVDVYPMTIIEAKVIGVMHMVDNGEQDDKIIAVAKNDMSVNYINDLSELPPHTMKEIVKFFQDYKALEEKQVTIEHLLGKRYAHKVIQESIELYDKTFRNND from the coding sequence ATGAGTAAAGACAATCACCACCCGTGGCATAGCGTTTCTCCTGGCGAGAAACGACCAGAAACTGTAAATGCTATTATCGAAATCCCTAAAGGTTCAAAAGCGAAATACGAAATTGATAAAGATTCTAATCTAATTAAATTGGATAGAGTTTTGTTTTCATCTGTAATGTACCCTGCTAATTACGGCTTTATTCCACAAACGTATTGTGATGATAATGACCCATTGGATATTTTGGTTTTATGTTCAGTAGACGTTTATCCAATGACAATTATTGAAGCAAAAGTTATTGGTGTAATGCACATGGTAGATAATGGTGAACAAGATGATAAAATCATTGCAGTTGCGAAAAATGACATGTCGGTAAATTATATCAATGATTTATCAGAATTGCCTCCACATACAATGAAGGAAATTGTTAAATTTTTCCAAGATTACAAAGCATTAGAAGAAAAGCAAGTAACTATTGAGCACCTTTTAGGCAAACGTTACGCCCACAAGGTAATTCAAGAAAGTATAGAGTTATACGACAAAACTTTTAGAAATAACGATTAA